TCATTAGTAATATTTCTAAAACTCAGTCTCACCCTTGCCATGGTATATGATAGCtttgttatttcaaaatttgtacatGTTTTAAgggaaattatatttcattctttttgttatcattttTTGTATCAAGTCTTCTTGTCCTTCTATTTTATCAGATCTTCTTTTTGTCTTAATGTCCTAATTAAATGTCCTTGTAtttaagtatcaaatttctgCCCTAATTTCAAGGATTATTACAACTGCACCACTTGTTAAGAACGCACCAACGTCCAGGCGTGATCACCAGAATCGACAAAACATGCTTCACATACATCGAAGAAATGATGAAGTGTTTCGAATACAGACGCTACGGGGAAAGAAAGACCCAAACCTGCCGTGACTGTCAAATCGACCCCAAGCCATCGCTACTCCTGCGAGGGACCTACTACGAACGCTGCGAAAGGGAAATTCGAGAGATCGAAAGACGCATCAAAGTTGGAATCACGCCAATCTCTAGAAGTACATTTCTACGAAACCTGAAAATCCATTTTTATTTCCAATCAAACTTTCAGGTCGACCGTACGAGGAAAACGACAGACATCGACACAAACAGAATCAGTTAAAACTGGAGGCAGCGGTACACGAAAAATATTTGACGAACTCGTGCAACTTGGAAATGAAAGAAAAGTgtgattcaaaaattgaatcGCGAATTCCTTGTGTGGATCTTTACAAAGAGATCAAAGAAATGAACTGTCACTTGAATCAGCTTCGTTTGAAGTGTCCGATTCACGATCCATCCTTGTGATCGATTAACAGGAAGGTAAGTACAAGTGAGTTTGAAACAAAGAggaatttatcaaaaataatatatacaaattttatagataCATACGCGCTAAATAAACTACGACTAAAACAAGTAGCTGTTTGGTGTCACACAAGAGGAAGCGATAAAATTTTCTGGTCATCTTCCTTCTCGAGGTTGCAGGCTCGATAAAACGTCTAACGCCTGGAGATCGTTGCACAGGCTGCCTTCTGCAAGGACTTGACCTTCTGCAAGTTCTCTCCTTCGCACTGCTCTTTGGTGAGCGTGTAACTGGCGATGAACTCCTCGGGTTTCGTCAGCAGACAATTACCAGGACTCATGAAATCATTTTCTGAATCGCCGTCGTAATTGCCGCAAAGTCCTCGAAGGGAGTAGCTGAACATCTCAGGTTCCTGTGAATGTAAATATACGGTAAATGTTATGCTTGGTTATGACGTCGGCGAAGTAAAGGAATATTTACCTCGATCAAAAGGCGTTTTCCATCGTAAGTTAGTGTCACATCGTACTCCTCCGATACTACTGAAATGTAGTGACTTCCACGTTGGAATATCTCGAAGACGACTTCGTCATCCTGTCGCACTTGGTGAGTAACTGTGCCAGAAACTGGGACCTTCTGACCATTCACCAGTACCTCGGGTAGCTCGGTGCCGGGCAGAAGCAGAATCTCGTTTTGACCGAGTATGACCTTCACCTCCTTCTGTCCGCTGACCTCTCGGGCGAGGATGCTTACGCTTTCGTCTTCCGACATCGCGAGCTTCTCGCTGGGCTTCCTGGGATTCAGTCTGGGATATGTAGTCATCAGAACCTGCCAGCAGCTGCTCAACTCCAGGGGAAATTCTTTGCCGTCGAAAGTCTCGGCTCTGTTAAGATCCATCACGCAGGTTGCTGAAAAGACAGTACGGTAAACATCACAAGTCTTTGAATctctaaataattttgtacccAAATCTCCGGATCAAATCTTTAGATCGCATAATTTATCTCTCAATGTACAGACCCCAAAACTCTAGAGAAAAAGtatatttctccaaattcttaaaatccatTTGTTCACATAATACATTCGCAATACTTACACATATCGTTGTCCATCAACCAGTTGTTGTCAACTCCATCCTCCTTTTCCTCGGAGCTATCTTCAAAATAATCCAAGTTGACATCATTCATCTCCATGTTTATGTTCGACGACTGCAGACTGAAGTTAGCAGACTTCATATTCTTCGAAATCTTCGCCTTCAGGTTGATCTTGCCTTCGTCGATGTCTTCAAGCGGCAATTCGGTTACGGTAATACCCAAAACGTCCGGGGATATCAACAGCGGAAGATACAATTCGAAAATCATATATGTTTCTGGATCATCGATCTGCAAGGAGAGTTGTAATTCGTCCATCTGCAGAGCCTTGTCTCCGGCCTTCTGACACGCCCGGAGGAGTTTGTTCCCTTGCTCCATCTGCCTCTTGCATTCCTTCACTACACTGATATCGTTGATTTCTTCCTTCAGCTCGTTGCTTCGAGTACCTGTGCCTACGATAATCATGCGAGTCTCCTCGGGACAATCCTCCCCTAGTCGAATGTCTATGTCAAATTCGATCTTGGGCGTGGAGTTAACTTCGCCGTAAACTGGGAAGTAAGATGGTGTAAGCGCTAACTGGGACGCTGTACATACTTCAATGTCGACGTCGTCTAATTCGTCCTTGATGGTCAAACGAGAAAGAAATCGTCCCTTGGTTTCGGCGTTGCTCGCTGACCAAGCAACGGTTAGGTTGATCTTCGCCTCTTCTTCTGCGAAAGGGTCGTGGAAATAGAAGTCCAGCACCCCCGCCTGGGCTAATTGGATGCCTTTGGTTGCTTCCTCCAGGAATCGCATCTTACGCTGTTCGCTGTCTCGATTCTCGCTGAATGCTTCCGTCGCGTTGACAAATTGTGTCCATTGGCTAGCATCTTCGGTGCCAGCTTCCACATCCAAGGTACCGTAAGAGGCACTCAAAACCCACGGCTCTCCCTCATCAGATATGTCATGCATGATTACGGCCACGTTGTGGTATTCGCTTTGTTCGTCCTGCATTGTGAACATGGTCCACAGGCAGTTCTCCACAACATCCTCGTCCGAAGCATTCTGGGAGGCTTCCACCTCCATCCTGAATATCGTATCCCATATAGGCTGACTGTCACGTCTTACTTCGTCGTTGCGTAAACGTCGTGTGTCAAACGAAGACTGCTCCAGCATAGGCTGTAAATTCATGACGTTATGGATCGAAGTGTACGGTGTCCGGATGCATTGCAGCACCGTGTCAGGCTTGTCGCACTTCGGTGGCCAAATCTTCAGCTGTACGCTCTTCTTCGGAGCACTGACTTCCACAGAGGTTTTCAGGGGAAGGTAAACCTGCGCGTGTTTGTCTACACCGACAACGAAATGGTGATGATCGAACGGCGTTACGAAACCTATATTCCTCTGCGTTTTCTGAACCATCGCAAACTGGAAATCGGACTCGAAGCGACCCGCTTTGAAGTCATACGTCGAGCTCATCTTCGCAAGAGTGCATTCGCGTAAACTGTACACGAATGGCAGACCAGTATCGGTCGTGTCACCTATCATCATCTCGTGCAAATTCAGTATGTGCGTGTTGTGGAAGGCTCCGTCTTTCCTGGCTGTCAGGTGCTCGACGATCTCTGTAAAAGTTAGAACGTATTATTATGACAATCGTAATTTTGTCAGAAATTGGAAAGTAATTGTGAAATTCGAGTTGTTTCATCAAGAACATGTAATGTTAGATCTATGGTTACAAACAACTCACTGTTAGGGAGGTTGCGAACAGTGTTCTCGTCATAAGGAATGAAACGCGATAGGAACTTCGTCCTCCACAAGAAATTTCCTTCCAGCAAGACAGGTATATCGCCCACGATATTCAGTTCCTCGGCAATCTTCTCGGTGGCCATTTTCACGAGGGACCGTTTGTCGGATGGTATCAGAGCGTCGATAAGAGAGTACATGTTGGGAATCATAGTCATAAGTTCTACAGGGGATCCTTTGAAGTTGCCATCATAAAGGATCGACGCAAGGTAGATGGTACGAGGGATCGGGCCATTGTCGCTGCCGATGTAATTAAGAAGAGTGTTAGTGAAAAGGTTCTCTTCTTTCCTCTCGTTAAAGATGAATTGGTGGGATTTCAGCAGGTCGTAATCCTTGCTGTTCAATAACTTCAACGCATCCTGAGCATTCTTCGCCAGCGATTGCCATTCTGGATCTGATAAATCTTCCAGTTCCTCAAGGGTGGACTTCACCACGGACTTGACCTGTTTGCTGCTTTCGTTGTTGCTGAACTGCACGATTTCACGCAGCACCTCCAGAGGAGGATTCGTCATTGGAATCAGGAAGACGGCCATGCAACGCACCTCCTGACTCTCCGTCTTGTTCATGTAGATCTGTTTCAAGCCCGGCAGTGCCTTCTTCGGATGATTCGCGACAAAGTTACTCAAACTGGCGAGAATTAACGTCTTCTGGAAGGCTGTCATTTTCTCCCTGCCTGTCAGGAAAGGCTCGAAGACGGGGAGCACCTCGTACATTCCGATGGTACCCAGAGCAACGATGTAGGTTTGGATCCTTGCGCTGTCGCCATCATCCACGGCCTTCTTTAATTGTACCCCCAAGTATGGGATGTACTTATTGACGATATTCGAGTATTGCTCCTCGGAGGGACGACCCGTTGTGTGCACGGGATAAAATTTGTAGATGCTCTTATCATTTCCTTGAGACAGGAACAACAGTTCAGAGAACGCCGTTATCGCTGTGACGTTCAGGAGTGCCGCTTGCGTGACTTGTGGATGAGTGGCCAGTTCCTGAAGAATAAATATTCAAGCATTTTTAGTACAATACCGGGTCTTATTTTACTAAGAGACAAATAAAAGACAAATTATCTGAGGGTTCTCACCCAACATGTTcgtttatatgattgtaatcaAATATTTGGACAAAATGAAATGTGAAAACGGTCtaatatcttttcttcttttgttatagaatatatgtataatttatcatttacaCATATATAATTCAAACTGTCctttacaaaaaataaagataacACTGTATGTAGACTGAGAGTGAATTGTATGCTGTTTATGCATTCACAACTTATGTAATACGGATCTCATAGATATCTTTATATTTTTCCGGCCTCGTGCATAAACATTGATAACACTTACGAAGAACGCCTCGGTGTATTTGGCTGTAATTTGCCGAGCAGACGCCGGGATTTTGGACAGCATTTCAGCAGCTTCCTCACTCCGCAAGTCCCCATTCTCGACCCAATTTTTGATGGTCAACAAAGCAGGTCCAGTCCCAGCTTGAGTGATAGCATCCCTAAAAACGGACCAACGGTTTTGCCTAAAGGCGTCAGCCTTGTCGCCCCACTTGAGTTTCTTGGGCGAGATCTGCCATTTGTTCTCAGCTTCCGCTATTTGATTCCTGTTCATGGTGCGGATTATGTTGACGAGATGGGTGAACTTGTCTAGGGTATTTTGCTCAGGAATCGTATTCGGGTCCTCCAGttcatttgaaatttgcaagagTAAATCGCCGATTGCAGTTAAACCATTAATCTCATGGGAGTCTCTAATAAATTTGCCTCCGTAATCGATGATGTTAGGCCAGACAGGGTGCTTGGGAACATCTTCCAGAGAGGATGGGGTGGTTTCGAAAGAGATGCGGTAGCCGGTGGATTTGGGTTTCGTTGGCGAAGGCATTGGAGTCCTGATCTCGTGCATGTAATCCAGAGTTAGGGTCAGTTTGCTGAGCACCATGCTGTTCTGCGCGTCATTGAACGAGGGAGTGATGGTCATCTTATTGGTAGACACCGCCGATTGGATAACGAAATCCTTCAGGCTACCTGAGATGACGATTCTACTGATGGAAGATTTCTGCAACAGAATTTCCGAGATTCGATTATCACTGCGCTTTACGCATGTACAGAATAAACATAAACTGCTTAGGCTGTGAAGAGATTACGTGATTTATTCTTACTTTGTGATATGTCATACATGTATTCAATTTAGGACACTATACTTAGGACATAGCTACTCACCGACATGAGGTTCTTGTTAGTGTTAGGTTCCTTCTTCATCTGCCGCGTCATGCCGAACACCTTCTCCGACATTTCCGGGTACCTGTCATAGCTCTTCGTCTTGACGATGTCAATGTGTTGTCCTGAGCCCTTCAGTTTAGGTTTCGGCACCAATTCGGGCCTAGTTCGAAACTGCTGTTCCGACAGCGGTTTGAAGTCGTAACGAACTTCGTTCAAACCAGCGAAGTAGTCTTCCAATACCGTGAACCCTCCCCGAGGGTCATTCTCATCCGGAACCTTGACATCGTGTCCCTCCACGAGTTTCTTACCCTTGATGTCCACCTGGAACTGGCTGATGATACTCTTGAGTAGTACCACCTCCCAGTTAGGAACATCTTCCTCCACGATTACGGAATCGATCAAGCCGTCCTTCAACTTAATGTCGAAGGGCTTTTCCGATATGGGTATGTCATGGGGCACCAACTGTTGGTCGGGGATGTCCTCGTCCCAGCCCATGGGCAGGTAGCTGTTGACGTGAGCGTATTGATCCTTTGTTAGTTTCGCGGTTAGCTTGCCCTCATCCTTAGCTTGCACCGTAAGGTATCCTCTCATCATGATACCCGCATACTCTTCGGGGAACTCGTCCAAAGTTGTGAACGTGCGACTTTGTACCACATAGCTGTACTCGTTGCCGACCTTCCAGCCATAGTTGCTTTCGGCAGATACCAGTCCCGCTGTGGATATACGAATCTTCGGTAAATTTGGTGTGTAAGGAAGTTGAGTAAGTAAATCATAGTATCGAAAGTAAGTAAGTAAATCGTAGTATCGAAGGATTAGGCAGGGAGTCGGAACGCTGTTACTTTCGGGTGGTGATATTAGACTAGGTGTATGTCAAGTCAAATTGAAATGTGTTATGTAAAGGTACATAGCGAGGAATTACGTTGGATTCTTATCACTTCGAATTTCGACTATGTCGAATTAGTGACACGTCGAATTTGAATTATGTCGAATTGGCACCACATTGAATTTGAACTATGTCGAATTGGTACCACATCAAATTTGAACTATGTCGAATTGGTACCACATAAAATTTGCACTATGTAAAAATCGCACCACGTGGAATTTGAATTGCATCGAATTTAAATCGCGTCGAATTTGAGTAATGTCAAATCGCTTCAtggcaaatttaaaaacatcatAAAACAAGAATTACAAAGAATTTGAGGAACATCTAATTTCGCTGATATTGAATTTGAAATGCACCAAACTCGAACAGTAGCACGTTTACCCAACACATCACCAATAATTGTTTAAAAGacgtttacaaaattatttcatcaaatttgaaTTTACCAAGCACCAAGAGTGTCAAAAGCAGCCACATTATTGACCGTAGCTCGTCGGAAAATGATACATCCGGTCGACTTAGAGCATTTATACGCCCTCGCGGTGTATCTATTCGGCGGAATGAATAATTAACGGAAAAATATTTTGAGATGCCATATAATCGTTGAAAACATATAATACTTGGTTTTCCTCATACGCAGCAGTTTCTTTGATAACCGATGATCGAGTCTATTCCCCTACTTTTGTTTTTACCGTTCTAAAAAAAACTCAGAACACTTTCATTCATTTCACTAAACTGTTAACGTTTCAAAGCCTATCTCTGGAAAGAAAATAGCAAAGTCTGTTGACAGTTTTCACTCGAGAGACATGAGGTCACGCATGAGACCACAATCTCACATGTCTGAAGATAAAAATGCTGACTGTTCCTCGTATTTCTATATCCATAAATTCAGAACAGAATTCAAAGATCACGTCAGTGGTTAGAAACATAGGTcacgttttaataaaataagaagTGAAAATTACATCGCGTACAGGTTAACACTTGCTCCAGTCTGCAAAGAATTTGGCAAAAGAGTAACCCCGATAACCCCGTGAATAGTCCACTATACAAATTTGTCGTTGTTACCAGAGCATGTTGAATAAATAACATGTTTGTATCGTAACGTATTTCATTCGAAGGCTAATACAAGAAAAATCCTACTTATGTATGCACATGAGCTTGAAATAGCCTCAAATTTTGAACAATATCTTATATTTGATCTCGAAATTTTcgtacatgtgtaacgtccctggggaaacctgTTTTCtttcatcgcgacaatcttctatccatcgattagaatagtcaattatggACCGTAGTTGCCagttatcgacagtacattaggtatctattaccatatctatcaaattcgacagtcggtaatcaatatatatatatatattttcatttatattaattaacttatgattttgatttagagtaggtaatatctcccataaaagtaattgaatattgagttagagtaattaaaacaagataatatattattttattttaattctaataaatgtataattttgtataagatatttccgttacgctatgatgtgcctacgtgccgcgatactcgcccgaaatccttgaaatcagcgctaatcctagaaaaggaaagcgatactatttctatttacggcattatcaagcattaaattaattaattagctaaatcaatttatatacgtaaaatcaaccagtattaaactactcatggccggaaccacaattattttcttcaattaaaaagctgtaaatcggaatagattcgactcgtagaattcgtgcgcaattaattagaaaaggatagaaaatatatttttcgctaaaacatcgttacactattattttaatatcgaactgttagccagaaattagagagcgacatttaaaatataattaaaccgttcaattttataattaatgtataataacgaatttatatgaaaatttagatattctgacgtcacagaaattccaggaattcggcgaacctgcgagtataaaagggcaagcgaaacccgtctaaaatcagaacagtttttgcagtcgagcacgatagaagtctctttgataagaataattaggaacagttttcgctgtcacgAGCCGCAGcaaatcttgatacttgattggtcaagcgggtatgtgccatttggacacttggtcgtgggttgtttcagcagctagctaacgcaggctccccaattaagcgatctggttttggttgtcagtattcgttttggctaaaaaggtcatggaccattagttgtcgagtcagataataaaaagagtaactgttccgaagagtaattcatttagattcagataaattttgataattcgaattattaaaagaatactgttctcacattagcgtaatttacgtagtcgactacatcgcgttagatagtagaataaatctgtctaattttgcgaaagcgtatttaggtgtgtttagagaatttcacttaggttgaattcctcgcggcggtagattacaaagcgctaacattataaattttgtaaaatttcgtttatataaatctaggaatcgaattacacttaggtaggattcattataacTTATAAATGTGTTAATCAGGTAAAATCTTGTCATTGTGATAGCGTCGAACAC
This Megachile rotundata isolate GNS110a chromosome 7, iyMegRotu1, whole genome shotgun sequence DNA region includes the following protein-coding sequences:
- the LOC143264762 gene encoding uncharacterized protein LOC143264762, producing the protein MRCGIIITIKWRREFTRCGGVTGSIDGLLQLHHLLRTHQRPGVITRIDKTCFTYIEEMMKCFEYRRYGERKTQTCRDCQIDPKPSLLLRGTYYERCEREIREIERRIKVGITPISRSRPYEENDRHRHKQNQLKLEAAVHEKYLTNSCNLEMKEKCDSKIESRIPCVDLYKEIKEMNCHLNQLRLKCPIHDPSL
- the LOC100877432 gene encoding vitellogenin-like, producing MWLLLTLLVLAGLVSAESNYGWKVGNEYSYVVQSRTFTTLDEFPEEYAGIMMRGYLTVQAKDEGKLTAKLTKDQYAHVNSYLPMGWDEDIPDQQLVPHDIPISEKPFDIKLKDGLIDSVIVEEDVPNWEVVLLKSIISQFQVDIKGKKLVEGHDVKVPDENDPRGGFTVLEDYFAGLNEVRYDFKPLSEQQFRTRPELVPKPKLKGSGQHIDIVKTKSYDRYPEMSEKVFGMTRQMKKEPNTNKNLMSKSSISRIVISGSLKDFVIQSAVSTNKMTITPSFNDAQNSMVLSKLTLTLDYMHEIRTPMPSPTKPKSTGYRISFETTPSSLEDVPKHPVWPNIIDYGGKFIRDSHEINGLTAIGDLLLQISNELEDPNTIPEQNTLDKFTHLVNIIRTMNRNQIAEAENKWQISPKKLKWGDKADAFRQNRWSVFRDAITQAGTGPALLTIKNWVENGDLRSEEAAEMLSKIPASARQITAKYTEAFFELATHPQVTQAALLNVTAITAFSELLFLSQGNDKSIYKFYPVHTTGRPSEEQYSNIVNKYIPYLGVQLKKAVDDGDSARIQTYIVALGTIGMYEVLPVFEPFLTGREKMTAFQKTLILASLSNFVANHPKKALPGLKQIYMNKTESQEVRCMAVFLIPMTNPPLEVLREIVQFSNNESSKQVKSVVKSTLEELEDLSDPEWQSLAKNAQDALKLLNSKDYDLLKSHQFIFNERKEENLFTNTLLNYIGSDNGPIPRTIYLASILYDGNFKGSPVELMTMIPNMYSLIDALIPSDKRSLVKMATEKIAEELNIVGDIPVLLEGNFLWRTKFLSRFIPYDENTVRNLPNKIVEHLTARKDGAFHNTHILNLHEMMIGDTTDTGLPFVYSLRECTLAKMSSTYDFKAGRFESDFQFAMVQKTQRNIGFVTPFDHHHFVVGVDKHAQVYLPLKTSVEVSAPKKSVQLKIWPPKCDKPDTVLQCIRTPYTSIHNVMNLQPMLEQSSFDTRRLRNDEVRRDSQPIWDTIFRMEVEASQNASDEDVVENCLWTMFTMQDEQSEYHNVAVIMHDISDEGEPWVLSASYGTLDVEAGTEDASQWTQFVNATEAFSENRDSEQRKMRFLEEATKGIQLAQAGVLDFYFHDPFAEEEAKINLTVAWSASNAETKGRFLSRLTIKDELDDVDIEVCTASQLALTPSYFPVYGEVNSTPKIEFDIDIRLGEDCPEETRMIIVGTGTRSNELKEEINDISVVKECKRQMEQGNKLLRACQKAGDKALQMDELQLSLQIDDPETYMIFELYLPLLISPDVLGITVTELPLEDIDEGKINLKAKISKNMKSANFSLQSSNINMEMNDVNLDYFEDSSEEKEDGVDNNWLMDNDMSTCVMDLNRAETFDGKEFPLELSSCWQVLMTTYPRLNPRKPSEKLAMSEDESVSILAREVSGQKEVKVILGQNEILLLPGTELPEVLVNGQKVPVSGTVTHQVRQDDEVVFEIFQRGSHYISVVSEEYDVTLTYDGKRLLIEEPEMFSYSLRGLCGNYDGDSENDFMSPGNCLLTKPEEFIASYTLTKEQCEGENLQKVKSLQKAACATISRR